The Spirochaeta lutea genomic sequence GCTTCAAGGGTGGGGGAAGGTTTGTAAAAAGTTACAGGGTTTTGCGCACTATCAAAGATTTAGATTATACGTGCCTTTTCCGTTTAGTAAATTTCCAAGATTTGGCTCCTCGAAGAAGGGGGACAAAGAATCCTGATCATACACGCGCAGAATAATCTCAGCAGTCAGGCGTGATGGAGAAACAATTTCCAGGCGGTTTAGTTTTTTCTTTATTTCTGGGGTTATTTCTACAGTTTCTACAACCACCATTCTGTCTATGAACCCCGCTTCGCTGAGCTCAGCAAGGCGTTCCACCGCTGGCTGTGAAAATACCGGATGCACTACGGCTACATGAACGGAACCAACACCACGATTTCTCAGTTCCTTTACCAAAGCATACAGAGAACCCCCGGTGTCTATCATATCGTCCACAATCCAGATTGTTTTATTTTGAAGGGATGTATCTGATAGAACCTTGATGCTCTCTATTGAGTTAGCACGATTATAATTTCTCTTTTTATGTGCAATGATTAAATCAGCGCCGAACGCTTTTGCGTATTGCCGGGCTAATCCTTCACCCCCAGCATCCACTGAACAAAAGGCCCAATTCTTAACCCCTTGGGCTGAGGAAGACCCCAATAGGTCTGTGGAGGTTCTGGCGATGTACTCCATTAATAACCCTGTTACTGGGACATCATCAATAAGTACCCTGGTGGGATCTACTGCTGTCTTTGATTTATCGCTGTGTAGTTGATAGGTGATTATATGATTGATCCCCAAGCTTGCAAGTGTTTTGTAATGTACCCAGAACCCCACGGAGTTACGCCTCGTAGTCCTGTCCGAACGGGAGCATGTCATATAGGGTTCAATAAGAATTATCCGCTGTGCAGCTGAACGGCGAATGGCATCAACAGCATGGTACAATTCCACCTTCGCCTCGTTGAGGGGAATCCCTGCTGCATTTCGGGCACAACTAGCCAGTAAAAATACCTGTTTCCCACGTAAACTGGTAAGGATTTCCACCTCCATCTCGCCGTCAGCAAAGGTTCGTGTCTGCATTCTACCAGAAACGCCGGTCTGAAAATTACGATCATAATAATCGGGAAAGGTACGTAGTTGTTGGGTCACAGAATTACAGAACCACTGCATAGATCGGGTGGTAACGATGGAGAATCCACAGTTCATACCACTAGAATAGTCCATAAAACTCCGCCTTGACCAGTATCTTTTTAAAACCGTATACTATTTCAACGAAATTTGAATCAGAACTGAATTTTATTTTGGTAATAACAGATAACATCACCGAATAAAAAAAGGAAACGATATGGCTAAAGGAACTCCCAAGGAATTACACAGTCCTAGTAACCAACAAGAAAAAATCAAGGCACTAGAAGCCGCCCGACTCCAGATTGAACAACAATTCGGAAAAGGGTCCCTCATGAAGCTGGGTACAGGGGTAGAACGAATAAATATCGAGTGTATTCCCTCCGGTTCTATCCTTTTAGATGAAGCACTAGGCCTTGGGGGTTACCCCAAAGGCAGGATCATTGAAATATATGGTCCCGAGTCCAGCGGAAAAACAACCTTGGCGCTGCATGCTATTGCGGAAACGCAAAAACGCGGCGGAATAGCCGCATTCATTGATGCGGAGCATGCCCTTGATCCAGTATATGCCCGAAACCTCGGTGTCAATATAGATGAGCTTTGGGTCAGCCAGCCGGATAATGGAGAACAGGCACTAGAGATTGCGGAAAGTCTGGTCCGTTCTGGTGCAGTCGATATGATTGTTGTCGATTCAGTGGCAGCCCTTACCCCCCAAGCAGAGATCCAGGGAGAAATGGGGGACAGCCACGTCGGTCTACAAGCACGCCTAATGAGCCAAGCCTTACGGAAACTGACTGGAACGATCTCAAAATCCGGGGCCTGTCTGGTCTTTATCAACCAGATTAGAATGAAGATAGGGGTTATGTTTGGCAACCCGGAAACAACCACCGGAGGGAACGCCTTAAAGTTTTACGCATCTGTACGGCTTGAAGTCCGCCGGGTAGAAACCATTACCCAAGGTTCAGACAACGCCATCGGGAATACTGTTCGTGTTAAGGTGGTGAAAAACAAGGTTGCTCCTCCCTTTAAAAAGGTAGAGATGGATATCATGTTCGGTAAAGGTGTGTCGTGGTCGGGAAGTCTGCTCGATGCCGCAGTTAAATACGACATGATCAAAAAAAGTGGCTCTTGGTATTCCTTCGGCGAAGAACGGATCGGCCAAGGAAAGGAAAATGCAAAAACCTTTCTTGAGTCTAATCCTGAAATTGCCACAAAATTGGAAAAATCACTACGAGAGCAACTGTTCCCCAATGAAATTCTGGTTGGCAGCGATCCCAAACCGGAAACAGGGAAGGATGAAAAGAAACAAGCTGACCAGAAAACAACAGGGAAGAGTACGAACTCGAAGGAACTCTTTTAATTCGTGAGAGTGGTGATAGGCCTGGGGGGAAATGTAGGGAATGTGCCCAAGACCTTTGAGGAGGCAATTTCACATATACAATATCGGATACTTCGTTATCATCGGGGGTATTTAAAGAAGATCGCCCCCCTGATCTCATCCGATCCAGTCGACTACCTTGAACAACCGCGCTTTCTCAACACGGGGATTTTACTTCAATGGTCCAGTTCATTACACCAATTATTACGCATATGCCAAGAGATTGAAACAGCACTTGGACGTGACCGGGAACATGAGATCATTAAAGGTCCCAGACCCATAGATATCGACATTTTGTACGCTGGCAGAAACCATGTTCTGCGCCATCCCAGGATCACCGTACCTCATCCTAGGCTTCATCAACGGGGATTTGCCCTGATCACCCTTTTAAGCCTATTGCCTAGCGCGGTAGATCCATTGACCGACCGCGCCTATCAAGCATACCTGGAGGAAGTTTCTACCCAGGGTATTTACTATGAGGAATGGGAATACTATAATGCCGCCACCAAGGAGATGCGCGGAGTTCATGGATCAATTACCAATGCCCCTGGAGGAGGGGACTCAAAAACAGACCTTTCGGATCCAGGATTTTGAGGGACCTCTCGACTTATTACTATTTCTAATTAAAAAAAATGAAGTAAATATCTATGATATCCCGATTGCCCAGGTGACAGAACAGTATGTTAGTTACCTAAATGATGACGTAAATAGAGATTTAGATAATTTGACGGATTTCTACCTTATGGCTGCGACCCTGCTCTATATAAAAAGCAGGATGCTCCTTCCAGTCGAGATCGATCTCGATGACGAGCTAGGTGACCCGCGTAAAGATCTTGTAGAACGGCTCATAGAATACCAGCGCTTTAAAAAATTGTCGGATCTTATGATTGAACGAAATGATGATACAGATGTATTAATCGAACGAAGGGGAAGTCAAAGGACTATTCCTTTCGGGGTTGAGGATCCCTGGCAGGATATAGAGGTATGGGATCTACTGAAATCTTTTTCCACTGTTATGGCCGGATTGACCTCTGAAAAAATCATTAATCTGTATGAAGAGGTTTCGGTTAACGAAAAAATCAGTCTAATTTATGAACTTTTAGAGGAACATGAGCATTTCTCATTCCAGGATCTTATCACAAAACAGAATTCAGTTATGGAGTTGGTCTGCGCATTTCTCGCAGTATTAGAAACGGTAAAAATGCGGCAAATCCGCATTCAACAGCATGTTTTCTTCGGTGACATCCGTATAATTCGGCGGGAAGATGCTGCCGATTTTACCATAGATGAGTCCATCGAGGAGGAAGGAGGTTGAAGCTGAAACGAGAAACTGCCCTTATCGAAGCGGTTCTTTTTCTAGAAACAGAGCCCATATCTATTAAATCACTCTCAAAAATAACCGGGCTATCGCCGGATGCTGTGGAAACCGTTGTGGCACAACTATCGGAACTCTACAATGAGGATGAGGTCCATGGGCTTGAGCTAAGTCAATTGGACGATGGCTATCTCTTTATACCGAAGGCATCTCTGTGGAATTCCTTGAAACATCGCTATGGCAGGAAGAACGAAAATAAACTAAGCCGAGCAGCCATGGAGACCCTGTCAATCATAGCGTACTCCCAGCCTATAACAAGAGGTGAAATTGAGAATATTCGAGGCGTAGCATCGGACAGTATGATCAAACTACTTGCAACTAAAGAACTAATAAAAGAGGTCGGTAAAAAAGATGCACCAGGTAGACCGGCCCAATATGGAACAACCAGGCAATTTTTAAAGGTATTTCGCCTTTCTAGTATTGCCGACCTACCCAAACTAGACGAACTGGAAAGCGAAAGATTTAAATTAAATGCAACATAATATTAATGAGGATAGCAACACTATCCGTTTACAGGTATATGTCTCAAAAAGCGGAGCGGCTTCAAGACGAGAAGCTGCAGAGATTATCACGGAAGGAAGAATTACAGTTGACGGGGTTGTTATATCAGAACCCGGTTATCGAATATCCGGTAATGAAGAGATTGCTCTGGATGGTGAAATCCTCCATCAAACCAAAAATCACGCCTATGTGGTTCTCAATAAACCAGTTGGATACATATGCACCAATAAGGATCCCCAGGGCAGGCCAACAGCTGTCGGTCTTGTACAGCCGCAATTCGCCCAGAGATTATTCACCGTAGGGCGCCTTGACTTTCAATCCTCAGGCCTCATCCTCTGTACCAGCGATGGTTCTTTTGCCGATTCTGTTATGCATCCATCAAAGCGTGTAGAAAAAGAGTATCTTGTCGAAACGCAACAGGAGATACCGGCACAAATCCTAACCGAGTGGAAGCGAGGCATCCGGATTGCTGGCGAACGGTACATCTTAAAACGATTCTCCATCCTTAATCCTAGAAGAGTACGCGTGGTTCTTGAAGAAGGGAAAAACCGAGAAATACGGAATGTATTTGCACATTTCCGAATAACGATCCGTAAATTACATCGCATTCGTTTTGGCCAACTAGAACTCGGCGATCTTCCATCTGGAAGCTATAGGGCGATGTCAAAATCTAAAATTATCGAAATGGTTTTCGGTGATGTTAGTCACGA encodes the following:
- a CDS encoding ribose-phosphate diphosphokinase; the encoded protein is MNCGFSIVTTRSMQWFCNSVTQQLRTFPDYYDRNFQTGVSGRMQTRTFADGEMEVEILTSLRGKQVFLLASCARNAAGIPLNEAKVELYHAVDAIRRSAAQRIILIEPYMTCSRSDRTTRRNSVGFWVHYKTLASLGINHIITYQLHSDKSKTAVDPTRVLIDDVPVTGLLMEYIARTSTDLLGSSSAQGVKNWAFCSVDAGGEGLARQYAKAFGADLIIAHKKRNYNRANSIESIKVLSDTSLQNKTIWIVDDMIDTGGSLYALVKELRNRGVGSVHVAVVHPVFSQPAVERLAELSEAGFIDRMVVVETVEITPEIKKKLNRLEIVSPSRLTAEIILRVYDQDSLSPFFEEPNLGNLLNGKGTYNLNL
- the recA gene encoding recombinase RecA; translation: MAKGTPKELHSPSNQQEKIKALEAARLQIEQQFGKGSLMKLGTGVERINIECIPSGSILLDEALGLGGYPKGRIIEIYGPESSGKTTLALHAIAETQKRGGIAAFIDAEHALDPVYARNLGVNIDELWVSQPDNGEQALEIAESLVRSGAVDMIVVDSVAALTPQAEIQGEMGDSHVGLQARLMSQALRKLTGTISKSGACLVFINQIRMKIGVMFGNPETTTGGNALKFYASVRLEVRRVETITQGSDNAIGNTVRVKVVKNKVAPPFKKVEMDIMFGKGVSWSGSLLDAAVKYDMIKKSGSWYSFGEERIGQGKENAKTFLESNPEIATKLEKSLREQLFPNEILVGSDPKPETGKDEKKQADQKTTGKSTNSKELF
- the folK gene encoding 2-amino-4-hydroxy-6-hydroxymethyldihydropteridine diphosphokinase; the protein is MRVVIGLGGNVGNVPKTFEEAISHIQYRILRYHRGYLKKIAPLISSDPVDYLEQPRFLNTGILLQWSSSLHQLLRICQEIETALGRDREHEIIKGPRPIDIDILYAGRNHVLRHPRITVPHPRLHQRGFALITLLSLLPSAVDPLTDRAYQAYLEEVSTQGIYYEEWEYYNAATKEMRGVHGSITNAPGGGDSKTDLSDPGF
- a CDS encoding segregation and condensation protein A; the protein is MDQLPMPLEEGTQKQTFRIQDFEGPLDLLLFLIKKNEVNIYDIPIAQVTEQYVSYLNDDVNRDLDNLTDFYLMAATLLYIKSRMLLPVEIDLDDELGDPRKDLVERLIEYQRFKKLSDLMIERNDDTDVLIERRGSQRTIPFGVEDPWQDIEVWDLLKSFSTVMAGLTSEKIINLYEEVSVNEKISLIYELLEEHEHFSFQDLITKQNSVMELVCAFLAVLETVKMRQIRIQQHVFFGDIRIIRREDAADFTIDESIEEEGG
- the scpB gene encoding SMC-Scp complex subunit ScpB → MKLKRETALIEAVLFLETEPISIKSLSKITGLSPDAVETVVAQLSELYNEDEVHGLELSQLDDGYLFIPKASLWNSLKHRYGRKNENKLSRAAMETLSIIAYSQPITRGEIENIRGVASDSMIKLLATKELIKEVGKKDAPGRPAQYGTTRQFLKVFRLSSIADLPKLDELESERFKLNAT
- a CDS encoding pseudouridine synthase, with amino-acid sequence MQHNINEDSNTIRLQVYVSKSGAASRREAAEIITEGRITVDGVVISEPGYRISGNEEIALDGEILHQTKNHAYVVLNKPVGYICTNKDPQGRPTAVGLVQPQFAQRLFTVGRLDFQSSGLILCTSDGSFADSVMHPSKRVEKEYLVETQQEIPAQILTEWKRGIRIAGERYILKRFSILNPRRVRVVLEEGKNREIRNVFAHFRITIRKLHRIRFGQLELGDLPSGSYRAMSKSKIIEMVFGDVSHDPQLTTDNGMPAEKSNKRKTPRKQGWAKPKGSKSRMRSNTNSKRSVTKSKKQRKHDDNRH